From a region of the Rouxiella sp. S1S-2 genome:
- the trmJ gene encoding tRNA (cytosine(32)/uridine(32)-2'-O)-methyltransferase TrmJ — protein MLHNIRIVLVETSHTGNMGSTARAMKTMGLSNLYLVNPLVKPDSQAISMSAGASDVIGNATIVDTLDEALAGCSLVIGTSARSRTLPWPMLEPRECGELSAKTSASSPVALVFGRERVGLTNEELQKCNYHVCIPANPEYSSLNLAMAVQLIAYEVRVAWLSQLEAAKPQTEQEATPYPLIDDLERFYVHLEQVLLKVGFIRKQHPGQVMSRLRRLFTRAHPEAQELNILRGILSSVEKSDNEKE, from the coding sequence ATGCTACACAACATTCGTATTGTCCTGGTTGAAACTTCCCATACCGGGAATATGGGCTCCACCGCCCGCGCTATGAAAACCATGGGGTTATCCAACCTTTATCTGGTCAATCCACTCGTTAAACCTGACTCGCAGGCTATTTCGATGTCAGCGGGTGCCAGCGACGTGATTGGTAATGCCACCATCGTCGACACGCTCGATGAAGCCCTTGCAGGCTGCAGCCTGGTCATTGGTACCAGTGCGCGTTCACGCACTTTGCCTTGGCCAATGCTTGAGCCACGTGAATGCGGCGAGTTGAGTGCTAAAACGTCAGCCTCTTCACCGGTCGCACTGGTGTTTGGTCGTGAACGCGTCGGCTTAACCAATGAAGAGCTACAAAAGTGCAATTATCATGTGTGTATTCCTGCTAACCCAGAATACAGCTCGCTGAATCTGGCGATGGCGGTGCAGCTAATTGCCTATGAAGTGCGCGTTGCCTGGCTGAGCCAGCTTGAAGCCGCCAAGCCGCAGACCGAGCAGGAAGCAACGCCTTATCCGCTGATTGATGACCTCGAACGTTTCTACGTACATCTTGAGCAAGTGCTGCTAAAAGTCGGGTTTATTCGCAAGCAACATCCGGGTCAGGTGATGAGTAGACTGCGTCGTTTATTCACTCGTGCGCATCCTGAAGCGCAAGAACTTAACATCCTTCGCGGTATTCTAAGCTCTGTTGAGAAGAGTGATAACGAAAAAGAATAG
- a CDS encoding IscS subfamily cysteine desulfurase — protein sequence MKLPIYLDYSATTPVDPRVAEKMMQCLTLDGTFGNPASRSHRFGWQAEEAVDVARNNIAELINADSREVIFTSGATESDNLAIKGAALANQHKGRHIITLTTEHKAVLDTCEQLEKEGFEVTYLNPQPDGLLDLQQLEQALRTDTVLVSVMHVNNEIGVIQDIAAIGEMCRSRDILFHVDATQSVGKIPVDLAELKIDLMSFSAHKIYGPKGIGALYVSRKPRVRIDAQIHGGGHERGMRSGTLPVHQIVGMGEAYRIAKLEMSDEALRLSQLRDRLWQGIRQIKDVFLNGCEGHTAPNILNVSFANVDGESLIMTLKDLAVSSGSACTSASLEPSYVLKALGINDELAHSSLRFSVGRFTTEEEIDYSISLIGKSISRLRELSNANH from the coding sequence ATGAAATTACCGATTTATCTGGATTATTCGGCCACTACGCCGGTTGACCCACGCGTAGCCGAAAAGATGATGCAGTGTTTAACGCTGGACGGTACTTTCGGTAATCCTGCTTCGCGCTCCCACCGTTTTGGCTGGCAGGCGGAAGAGGCGGTTGACGTAGCGCGTAACAATATTGCCGAGCTTATCAACGCCGACTCCCGTGAGGTGATTTTCACCTCAGGCGCGACAGAGTCAGATAATCTGGCCATTAAAGGTGCGGCGCTGGCTAACCAGCACAAAGGCCGCCACATTATTACGCTGACTACCGAGCATAAAGCGGTGCTAGATACCTGCGAGCAGCTGGAAAAAGAAGGCTTTGAGGTCACGTATTTGAACCCTCAACCCGATGGGCTGCTCGATTTACAGCAGTTGGAGCAGGCGTTACGCACAGACACCGTTTTAGTGTCGGTGATGCATGTTAATAATGAGATTGGCGTCATTCAGGACATCGCCGCAATCGGTGAAATGTGCCGCAGCCGCGATATTCTGTTCCACGTTGATGCTACACAGAGCGTGGGCAAAATTCCGGTCGATCTTGCCGAGTTAAAAATCGATCTTATGTCATTTTCAGCGCATAAAATCTATGGTCCGAAAGGCATAGGCGCGTTGTATGTCAGCCGTAAACCGCGCGTGCGCATTGACGCACAGATCCACGGCGGTGGACACGAGCGCGGTATGCGTTCGGGGACGTTGCCCGTTCATCAAATTGTTGGAATGGGCGAGGCGTACCGCATTGCCAAGCTCGAAATGTCGGACGAAGCGCTGCGTTTGTCTCAGCTGCGTGATCGCCTGTGGCAAGGTATTCGTCAGATAAAAGACGTGTTTCTTAACGGATGTGAAGGGCACACTGCGCCCAATATTCTCAACGTCAGCTTCGCCAATGTTGACGGGGAATCGTTAATTATGACCCTAAAAGATCTCGCCGTATCTTCAGGTTCGGCCTGTACTTCGGCCAGCCTGGAACCTTCCTATGTGTTGAAGGCGCTCGGCATCAATGACGAGCTGGCGCACAGTTCTCTACGATTTTCCGTGGGGCGCTTCACGACAGAAGAAGAGATCGACTACAGTATTTCGCTTATCGGTAAATCAATAAGCCGCCTGCGTGAGCTATCTAACGCTAATCATTGA
- the pepB gene encoding aminopeptidase PepB, giving the protein MTTEATTTDVMPVLLSSKSADARWGEKALLSTDSAGITVHFSAEDTLSSISRAGRRIDGQGVKKVKLAGEGWNLENSWAFWQGFRGPKGTRSVEWAQLSEADAKVLQQRLKIIDWVRDTINKPAEDLSPEKLARSAVDLLCEYGDSITYRITKGDELREKEYNGLYTVGRGSDRPPVLLSLDYNPTGNPDAPVFACLVGKGITFDTGGYSLKPSGSMDSMKADMGGAATLTGALALAAAGGLNKRVKLYLCCADNMVSGNALKLGDIIRYRNGKTVEVMNTDAEGRLVLADGLIDAAKHHPELLIDAATLTGAAKTALGNDYHALFSFDDALAAELLTSAAAEHEPFWRLPLAEFHRSQLPSNFAELNNIAGPAYGAGASTAAAFLSHFVKDYKKGWLHIDCSATYRKSAADQWSAGATGVGVRTVANLLLAKAK; this is encoded by the coding sequence ATGACCACCGAAGCTACGACTACCGATGTAATGCCCGTCCTGCTGTCTTCAAAATCGGCCGACGCGCGTTGGGGTGAAAAAGCCCTGCTGAGCACGGATTCTGCGGGTATTACCGTTCATTTTTCGGCTGAAGATACGTTGTCTTCCATTTCACGCGCCGGGCGCCGCATCGACGGACAGGGCGTGAAGAAGGTTAAACTGGCTGGCGAAGGCTGGAATCTCGAAAACAGCTGGGCATTCTGGCAAGGCTTCCGCGGCCCGAAAGGCACCCGCAGCGTTGAATGGGCGCAACTGTCAGAAGCTGACGCCAAGGTGCTGCAACAGCGTCTGAAGATCATTGACTGGGTTCGCGACACCATTAACAAACCGGCAGAAGACTTGAGCCCTGAAAAACTGGCTCGCAGCGCTGTCGATTTACTGTGTGAGTATGGCGATTCCATCACTTACCGCATTACCAAAGGCGATGAGCTGCGCGAAAAAGAGTACAACGGCCTCTATACCGTGGGTCGCGGCTCCGATCGTCCACCGGTATTGTTGTCGCTCGATTACAACCCAACCGGTAATCCTGATGCACCGGTATTTGCCTGTCTGGTCGGCAAAGGTATTACCTTCGATACTGGCGGTTATAGCCTTAAACCCAGCGGCTCTATGGATTCTATGAAGGCCGATATGGGCGGTGCAGCCACTCTGACCGGTGCTTTGGCATTAGCTGCTGCGGGCGGTTTAAATAAGCGCGTTAAACTTTACCTGTGCTGTGCAGACAATATGGTAAGCGGCAACGCATTGAAACTTGGCGATATCATCCGCTATCGCAATGGTAAAACTGTTGAAGTCATGAACACCGACGCTGAGGGCCGCTTAGTGCTGGCCGACGGCCTGATCGACGCTGCCAAACACCATCCTGAATTGCTGATTGATGCCGCCACGTTGACCGGCGCGGCTAAAACCGCATTGGGCAATGACTACCATGCACTGTTCAGCTTTGACGATGCATTGGCCGCCGAGCTGCTGACCAGCGCTGCCGCCGAGCACGAGCCTTTCTGGCGTTTGCCGCTGGCCGAGTTCCACCGCAGCCAACTGCCTTCCAACTTTGCAGAGTTGAATAATATTGCAGGCCCAGCCTACGGCGCGGGTGCCAGCACGGCCGCTGCGTTCTTGTCTCATTTTGTGAAAGACTACAAAAAAGGCTGGCTGCACATCGACTGCTCTGCTACCTACCGCAAAAGTGCCGCTGACCAATGGTCTGCCGGTGCCACCGGCGTTGGCGTTCGTACCGTGGCTAACCTGCTGTTAGCAAAAGCGAAATAA
- a CDS encoding DSD1 family PLP-dependent enzyme: MKDKNPISGASILERETPFLLLNRDKLERNVARLREHTDRLGVPLRPHLKTVKSVEAARLILTNGKGPATVSTLKEAEVFSAAGCKDLIYAVGIAPQKLARVIALLNDGTDISVILDSLEQARAVVEASRQFGVKIPALIEIDSDGHRSGVVPGDNLLIEIGKILHNEGAELRGIITHAGESYHCKSMQAHQAMAEKERAAAVACAEALRGAGLPSPVVSVGSTPTAHFSQDLTGVTEVRAGVFTLFDLVMTGAGVCHTADIALSVVATVIGHQRQKGWIMVDAGWMAMSRDRGTASQAVDQRYGIVCDMSGEPLEDLVMIDVNQEHGILALRAGSQQTLPDLPYGSRVRILPNHACATVSQHAEFAVVRDGSEKIEAQWPIIHGW, translated from the coding sequence ATGAAAGATAAAAACCCAATTTCCGGTGCGAGCATTCTCGAGCGGGAAACGCCTTTTCTCCTGCTAAACCGCGATAAGCTTGAACGCAACGTCGCCCGCCTGCGTGAGCACACTGACCGGCTGGGCGTCCCCCTACGGCCACATCTTAAAACGGTTAAATCCGTTGAGGCCGCGCGTTTGATCCTCACTAACGGAAAGGGTCCAGCAACCGTTTCAACGCTGAAGGAGGCTGAAGTTTTTTCTGCCGCCGGATGCAAAGACCTGATTTACGCCGTGGGCATCGCGCCTCAAAAACTGGCAAGAGTTATCGCTCTGCTCAACGACGGCACTGACATCAGCGTCATTTTAGACAGTCTTGAACAAGCCCGTGCCGTGGTCGAAGCATCACGTCAATTTGGGGTAAAAATTCCGGCTTTAATCGAAATCGACAGTGATGGGCACCGCAGCGGCGTGGTTCCCGGTGATAACTTACTGATTGAGATTGGTAAAATTTTGCATAATGAAGGCGCTGAGCTGCGCGGCATTATTACCCACGCCGGTGAGTCGTATCACTGCAAAAGTATGCAGGCTCATCAGGCAATGGCAGAAAAAGAACGTGCTGCCGCCGTAGCCTGCGCCGAAGCCCTGCGTGGTGCCGGATTGCCCAGCCCGGTAGTGAGCGTGGGATCTACGCCTACGGCACATTTTAGTCAGGACTTGACCGGTGTTACTGAAGTTCGTGCGGGAGTATTTACCCTTTTTGACTTGGTTATGACCGGCGCTGGCGTCTGCCACACAGCAGATATTGCGCTGTCGGTGGTGGCCACGGTGATTGGCCACCAGCGGCAAAAAGGCTGGATCATGGTTGACGCCGGTTGGATGGCGATGTCGCGTGACCGTGGCACCGCATCACAGGCGGTCGATCAGCGCTACGGCATTGTCTGTGACATGTCGGGTGAGCCGCTGGAAGATTTGGTAATGATTGATGTCAATCAGGAGCACGGAATCTTGGCACTAAGAGCGGGAAGTCAGCAAACGCTGCCAGACTTGCCCTACGGCAGCCGCGTAAGAATACTGCCCAATCATGCCTGCGCCACGGTAAGTCAGCATGCGGAGTTTGCCGTCGTCAGGGACGGCAGCGAAAAAATTGAAGCACAGTGGCCAATTATTCACGGCTGGTAG
- a CDS encoding ornithine cyclodeaminase family protein, producing the protein MRFISAAQCLSIVTHKLAFDAIKTALIAVASPQSTLFPVLVGHGSDTTTRFGVKSATQSVTEPLSGLKIGTYWPKNSERGLPCHNSYILLLNDQTGELQTVIDGGKVNAYRTAAADAVAATVLARAESAQLAIFGAGHQAYYEVDALLERFPITSVHIVNRDPQKAENLRQHLLTKGVNATLSEAETACKAADIIVTATGSTSALFQADWIKPGTHIASMGSDAKGKQELPPELFTQARLFADLPEQSCTLGEFQHISTLREAPNITVTAIGEVILGQSEGRMNASDITIFDSSGVALQDLYIAAAIVAALDDVGA; encoded by the coding sequence ATGAGATTTATTTCAGCGGCCCAATGCCTTTCGATTGTCACCCACAAGTTGGCATTCGATGCGATAAAAACCGCCCTTATTGCCGTCGCCTCTCCCCAAAGCACGCTGTTTCCGGTGTTGGTCGGCCACGGTTCAGATACCACTACCCGCTTTGGCGTGAAGTCGGCCACTCAGTCGGTAACAGAACCGCTAAGTGGATTAAAAATTGGCACCTACTGGCCGAAAAACAGTGAAAGAGGACTGCCGTGCCACAATTCTTATATTTTGCTGCTTAATGACCAAACGGGTGAGCTTCAAACAGTCATAGACGGTGGTAAGGTCAATGCCTATCGCACTGCCGCTGCCGACGCGGTGGCCGCCACTGTGCTTGCCCGAGCCGAGTCTGCGCAGTTGGCAATATTTGGCGCAGGCCATCAGGCCTATTACGAAGTTGATGCCCTGCTCGAACGCTTTCCGATTACCTCAGTACATATTGTGAATCGCGACCCGCAAAAAGCTGAAAACTTACGCCAACATTTGCTCACAAAAGGCGTAAACGCCACGCTGAGCGAGGCAGAAACAGCCTGCAAAGCGGCCGATATTATCGTTACCGCTACCGGCTCTACGTCGGCTCTGTTTCAGGCTGACTGGATAAAGCCTGGCACTCACATCGCCAGTATGGGGTCCGACGCCAAGGGTAAACAGGAGCTGCCTCCCGAACTGTTTACTCAGGCTCGTCTGTTTGCCGATTTGCCCGAACAGTCGTGCACCCTTGGTGAGTTTCAGCATATTAGCACGCTGCGTGAAGCGCCAAATATCACCGTCACGGCTATTGGTGAGGTGATTTTGGGGCAATCAGAGGGAAGAATGAACGCGAGTGATATCACGATTTTCGACAGTTCAGGCGTTGCGCTCCAGGATTTATATATTGCCGCCGCAATCGTTGCCGCACTGGACGACGTCGGTGCTTAA
- the sseB gene encoding enhanced serine sensitivity protein SseB — MSVPHDIPAAPQQDENELERLLRLSVTQAAYRPAFYQALLESTVWVLGDAGQQNADNLTEITAGSELNLLHWEKQDGSSIIPFFSSVEVLERAAAGESEHEQSFVALPSRVLFEMTQGEELFLNPKSEFGKELYPSEITMLLNTGGLAVPTELVLDAESQLLIGQPEAYPSAMVDALTTLFSQKKPVRRAFLALIHDKTVDPEPNLLVGIEADGTDSEVDALIREAGNVASETSPDDKPVDFCIVNEKERGLSHYLVSHTQPFYQRKWGSWLRNIIPSSGKA, encoded by the coding sequence ATGAGCGTTCCGCATGATATTCCTGCTGCGCCGCAGCAGGATGAAAATGAGCTTGAGCGTTTGCTGCGTCTTTCAGTGACGCAAGCGGCCTATCGCCCGGCATTTTATCAGGCGTTGCTCGAGTCTACGGTGTGGGTTTTAGGCGATGCCGGCCAGCAAAACGCCGACAATCTGACGGAAATAACCGCCGGTAGCGAACTGAATTTACTGCATTGGGAAAAGCAGGACGGCAGCTCGATTATTCCTTTCTTCTCTTCTGTTGAGGTGCTTGAGCGGGCCGCCGCAGGGGAGAGTGAGCACGAGCAGTCGTTTGTTGCTCTTCCATCGCGCGTTTTGTTTGAGATGACACAGGGTGAGGAGCTGTTTCTCAACCCGAAGTCCGAGTTTGGTAAAGAGCTTTATCCCAGCGAAATCACCATGCTGCTAAATACCGGTGGCCTTGCTGTGCCAACCGAACTGGTGCTCGACGCCGAAAGTCAGCTGCTGATTGGCCAACCGGAGGCGTATCCTTCGGCAATGGTTGACGCCTTGACTACGCTGTTCAGCCAGAAAAAACCGGTTCGCCGCGCATTTTTGGCGCTAATCCACGACAAAACCGTGGATCCTGAGCCAAATCTGCTGGTGGGGATCGAAGCCGACGGCACTGATTCAGAAGTTGATGCCCTGATCCGTGAGGCAGGAAACGTGGCCAGTGAAACGTCGCCCGACGATAAGCCGGTCGATTTCTGCATCGTCAACGAGAAGGAGAGGGGGCTAAGCCATTATTTGGTCAGCCATACTCAGCCTTTTTATCAGCGCAAATGGGGCAGTTGGCTGCGTAATATTATCCCTTCATCCGGGAAAGCCTAG
- the iscR gene encoding Fe-S cluster assembly transcriptional regulator IscR → MRLTSKGRYAVTAMLDVALHSQEGPVPLADISERQGISLSYLEQLFSRLRKHELVASVRGPGGGYLLGRDAVEISVGAVITAVDESVDATRCQGKEGCQGGERCLTHTLWRDLSERITDFLNDITIGELVNNQDVLEVADRQNNDVRRMPNGRPQETINVNLRA, encoded by the coding sequence ATGAGACTGACATCTAAAGGCCGTTATGCTGTTACTGCAATGCTTGACGTAGCACTGCATTCCCAGGAAGGCCCCGTGCCTTTAGCAGACATCTCTGAACGCCAGGGCATCTCTCTTTCGTATCTGGAGCAGCTGTTCTCTCGTCTGCGCAAACACGAGCTGGTTGCCAGCGTCCGTGGTCCAGGCGGCGGTTATTTGTTAGGTCGTGACGCGGTTGAAATCTCCGTGGGTGCAGTGATTACTGCGGTTGACGAATCTGTTGACGCGACACGTTGTCAGGGTAAAGAAGGTTGCCAGGGCGGTGAACGTTGCCTGACCCACACTCTGTGGCGTGACCTGAGCGAGCGCATTACCGACTTCCTTAACGACATCACCATCGGCGAACTGGTTAATAACCAAGACGTGCTGGAAGTGGCTGACCGTCAGAATAACGACGTGCGCCGCATGCCGAACGGTCGTCCACAAGAAACCATCAATGTGAATCTGCGCGCCTAA